In one window of Rhodopseudomonas palustris HaA2 DNA:
- the ubiB gene encoding 2-polyprenylphenol 6-hydroxylase has protein sequence MIAALTHVARLARAAFVFAREGVFGVVDPSLIPPAGQLPVRLARLIERPGAKSGARLSRALTRLGPAYLKLGQFLATRPDVVGVAMARDLEALQDRLPPFAQDEAEAVIAASLERPIAQAFVSLSPPVAAASIAQVHRGVVEVGGVHKQVAVKVLRPNVSARFRRDLSDFFFVAEKAEMYSSEARRLRLVEVINTMSRSVAMEMDLRLEAAAASEMAENTKDDPDFRVPTVDWDRTTHNVLTMEWIDGIPLNDHKRLAEANVDTVELGRKVIQSFLRHALRDGFFHADMHPGNLFLDTEGRLVAVDFGIMGRLLPKERRFLAEILLGFITRNYRRVAEVHFEAGYVPPHHSVENFAQAIRAIGEPIHNRLAEEISMAKLLTLLLEVTGLFDMRTRPELILLQKTMVVVEGVARSFDPKLDIWKVADPVVREWIQRNLGPIGKVEGVLSGAGELGHTLSGLPTIVSRAVTVLNQLEGMTKDGLVLAPETIAAIGRNERGRTRGRTIALWVIAATFIGVLIALSRF, from the coding sequence GTGATCGCAGCACTCACTCATGTGGCGCGGCTCGCCCGCGCCGCCTTCGTGTTCGCGCGCGAGGGCGTGTTCGGCGTGGTCGATCCGTCGCTGATTCCGCCGGCCGGCCAATTGCCGGTGCGCCTCGCGCGGCTGATCGAGCGGCCCGGCGCCAAATCCGGCGCGCGGCTGTCGCGCGCGCTGACCCGGCTCGGCCCGGCCTATCTCAAGCTCGGCCAGTTCCTGGCGACGCGCCCCGACGTGGTCGGCGTGGCGATGGCGCGCGATCTCGAAGCGCTGCAGGACCGGCTGCCGCCGTTCGCGCAGGACGAGGCCGAGGCGGTGATCGCGGCGTCGCTGGAGCGGCCGATCGCGCAGGCCTTCGTCAGCCTGTCGCCGCCGGTCGCCGCCGCCTCGATCGCGCAGGTGCATCGCGGCGTCGTCGAGGTCGGCGGCGTGCACAAGCAGGTCGCGGTGAAGGTGCTGCGGCCCAACGTGTCGGCGCGGTTCAGGCGCGACCTGTCGGATTTCTTCTTCGTCGCCGAGAAGGCCGAGATGTACTCGTCCGAGGCGCGGCGGCTGCGACTGGTCGAAGTCATCAACACGATGTCGCGCTCGGTCGCGATGGAGATGGATCTGCGGCTGGAAGCCGCCGCCGCCTCCGAGATGGCGGAGAACACCAAGGACGATCCGGACTTCCGCGTCCCCACCGTCGACTGGGACCGCACCACGCACAACGTGCTGACGATGGAGTGGATCGACGGCATCCCGCTGAACGATCACAAGCGCCTCGCCGAAGCCAATGTCGACACCGTCGAGCTCGGCCGCAAGGTGATCCAGAGCTTCCTGCGCCACGCGCTGCGCGACGGCTTCTTCCACGCCGACATGCATCCCGGCAATCTGTTCCTCGACACCGAGGGGCGATTAGTTGCGGTCGATTTCGGCATCATGGGGCGGCTGCTGCCGAAGGAGCGGCGCTTCCTCGCGGAGATTTTGCTCGGCTTCATCACCCGCAACTATCGCCGCGTCGCCGAAGTGCATTTCGAGGCCGGCTACGTGCCGCCGCATCATTCGGTCGAGAATTTCGCGCAAGCCATCCGCGCCATCGGCGAGCCGATCCACAATCGCCTCGCCGAAGAAATCTCGATGGCGAAGCTCTTGACGCTGCTGCTCGAGGTCACCGGCCTGTTCGACATGCGGACCCGGCCGGAGTTGATACTTCTGCAGAAGACCATGGTGGTGGTCGAAGGCGTCGCGCGCAGCTTCGATCCGAAGCTCGACATCTGGAAGGTCGCCGACCCGGTGGTACGCGAATGGATTCAGCGCAACCTCGGCCCGATCGGCAAGGTCGAGGGCGTGCTCAGCGGCGCCGGCGAACTCGGCCACACGCTGAGCGGACTGCCGACCATCGTGTCGCGCGCCGTCACCGTGCTGAACCAGCTCGAAGGCATGACCAAGGACGGCCTCGTCCTCGCGCCCGAGACCATCGCGGCGATCGGCCGCAACGAGCGGGGCCGCACCCGCGGGCGCACCATCGCGCTGTGGGTGATCGCCGCGACCTTCATCGGGGTGCTGATCGCGCTGTCACGGTTCTGA
- the coaBC gene encoding bifunctional phosphopantothenoylcysteine decarboxylase/phosphopantothenate--cysteine ligase CoaBC: protein MANLTIRKLDDALKAELRQRAAGNGRSMEDEVRVILRDAVHQRHGFATSLPQAGGAAAEPGPGDVSPENQTAFVSDRPSTARITLIVGGGIAAYKAMDLIRRLKERGAEVRVVLTKAAQHFVTPLTASALSHQRCYTDLFDPQSEFDAGHIRLARDCDLIVVAPATADLMAKIANGHADDLATAILLATNRQVLLAPAMNPLMWANAATRRNVDQLKRDGIVLVGPNAGEMAERNEAGTGRMAEPVEIAAAAQALLAPPSPRPLLGRRVLITAGPTHEPIDPVRYIANRSSGKQGYAIAAAAAAAGAEVVLISGPVDLRAPDGVTLTRVESARDMLDAVEAALPADIAIFAAAVADWRVASEGGQKIKKGEGGPPPLQLTENPDILATVAKLGDDRPPLVIGFAAETENLLANARSKLARKGCDWIVANDVSAAGGVMGGDRNTVHLLTKSADTVDVESWPLMTKDDVATALVARIARELEVHQS from the coding sequence ATGGCCAACCTGACGATCCGCAAACTCGACGACGCCCTCAAGGCCGAGCTGCGCCAGCGCGCGGCCGGCAACGGCCGCTCGATGGAAGATGAGGTTCGCGTCATCCTGCGCGACGCGGTCCACCAGCGCCACGGGTTTGCCACCAGTTTGCCGCAAGCCGGCGGCGCCGCCGCCGAGCCCGGTCCGGGTGACGTAAGTCCCGAAAATCAAACGGCTTTTGTCTCCGACCGCCCTTCGACCGCCCGCATCACGCTGATCGTCGGCGGCGGCATCGCCGCCTACAAGGCGATGGATTTGATTCGTCGCCTGAAAGAGCGCGGCGCCGAGGTTCGCGTCGTGCTCACCAAGGCCGCACAGCACTTCGTCACGCCGCTCACCGCGAGCGCGCTGTCGCATCAGCGCTGCTACACCGATCTGTTCGACCCGCAGAGCGAGTTCGATGCCGGCCATATCAGGCTGGCGCGCGATTGCGATCTGATCGTGGTTGCGCCCGCCACCGCGGACCTGATGGCCAAGATCGCGAATGGCCACGCAGACGATCTGGCCACCGCGATCCTGCTGGCGACTAATCGCCAGGTCCTGCTCGCGCCTGCGATGAATCCGCTGATGTGGGCCAACGCCGCGACCCGCCGCAATGTCGATCAGTTGAAGCGCGACGGCATCGTCCTGGTCGGCCCCAATGCCGGCGAGATGGCCGAGCGCAATGAAGCCGGCACCGGCCGGATGGCCGAGCCGGTTGAAATCGCTGCTGCCGCACAGGCACTTCTGGCGCCGCCGTCACCGCGTCCGCTGCTCGGCCGGCGCGTGCTGATCACCGCGGGGCCGACCCACGAGCCGATCGATCCGGTGCGCTACATCGCCAACCGCTCCTCCGGCAAGCAGGGCTACGCCATCGCCGCCGCGGCGGCCGCGGCCGGCGCCGAGGTGGTGCTGATCTCCGGCCCGGTCGATCTACGCGCCCCCGACGGCGTGACGCTGACGCGTGTGGAGTCCGCGCGCGACATGCTGGATGCGGTGGAAGCCGCGCTGCCCGCCGACATCGCGATCTTCGCCGCCGCCGTCGCCGACTGGCGCGTCGCCAGCGAAGGCGGTCAGAAGATCAAGAAGGGCGAAGGCGGCCCGCCGCCGCTGCAACTCACCGAGAACCCCGACATCCTGGCGACGGTCGCGAAGCTCGGCGACGACCGCCCGCCGCTGGTGATCGGCTTCGCCGCCGAGACCGAGAATCTGCTCGCCAATGCCAGGTCGAAACTCGCCCGCAAGGGCTGCGACTGGATCGTCGCCAACGACGTCTCGGCCGCCGGCGGGGTCATGGGCGGCGACCGCAACACCGTGCATCTGCTGACGAAATCGGCCGACACCGTCGATGTGGAGTCGTGGCCTTTGATGACCAAGGACGACGTCGCAACCGCGCTGGTCGCGCGAATCGCGCGAGAACTGGAAGTACACCAATCATGA
- the dut gene encoding dUTP diphosphatase: MSPAIAVEIKRLPHAEGLPLPAYQSAHAAGLDLCAANSADAPLSLAPGCHMLVPTGLCIALPPNYEAQVRPRSGLAAKHGVTVLNAPGTIDADYRGEIGVLLINHGKEPFTIRRGERIAQMIIAPVVRAELISVETLSETARGVGGFGSTGR; this comes from the coding sequence ATGAGCCCCGCCATCGCCGTCGAGATCAAGCGCCTGCCCCACGCCGAAGGCCTGCCGCTGCCCGCGTATCAGTCCGCGCACGCCGCCGGTCTCGATCTGTGCGCGGCGAACTCCGCGGACGCGCCGCTGTCGCTGGCCCCGGGCTGCCACATGCTGGTTCCAACGGGTCTCTGCATCGCGCTGCCGCCGAACTACGAGGCGCAGGTACGGCCGCGTTCGGGCCTCGCCGCCAAGCACGGCGTCACCGTGCTCAACGCGCCCGGCACCATCGACGCCGACTATCGCGGCGAGATCGGCGTGCTGCTGATCAATCACGGCAAGGAGCCCTTCACCATCCGCCGCGGCGAGCGCATCGCGCAGATGATCATCGCCCCCGTGGTCCGCGCCGAACTGATCAGCGTCGAGACGCTGTCGGAAACCGCGCGTGGTGTAGGAGGCTTCGGCTCGACCGGCCGCTAG
- a CDS encoding sensor histidine kinase: MSDVLGSMRRTCLSCTSLVRGLAGAGLVTASSPAFAADDPLAALTSWIIVDLNRHELVTLAMAVSVLGFSVMSAILLMRTRQRAAAQEARLRAEVQTLQAESDRFRALLFAEPQVLISWSAGDDRPQISGDIALLLPNDAHGGQPQRVLAFGTWLPPEPALQIDHAVDALLDKGEAFLLHLTTSTGRAIEAMGRAVGGQAILRIRELSGVRRELADMSRRFKMLQDETDMLRGFADAAPWPIWTRRASGELNFANAAYARAADASSPADAVGRNLELLDSTDRGNLARALAEDSEFAARLPIVVAGERRYFDVRALRLKGGSAGMAVDSSEAAALGAALVRMAEAHRRTLDQLSSGVAVFDAQRRLAFYNDSYRKLWDLDRTFLDSHPDDSSVLDRLRAARKLPEERDFREWKNRLHEAYRAVEADKAIWYLPDGRAISIVTTPNQEGGVTYLFDDVTESLDLQRRYGGLIDVQRETLDNLSEAVAVFGSNGCAQLFNPAFTRMWNLSPEALNDRPHIETVEAWCRPLYDDDASWQALRGAITGIDDRKQVALKLERKDGTVLSCKTMPLPDGATMLTFQDISDTENVERALRERNEALETADRIKIDFVHHVSYELRSPLTTIIGFAHLLGDPSTGPLNDKQSEYIAYITSSTNALLAIINNILDLASIDAGAMTLNLGPIEIRRTIAAAAEGIQDRLARDQITLDIDTDPAIGEFVGDERRVVQVLYNLLANAIGFSPNEATVKLVVRKKGTNVVFTVTDAGPGIAPALKDKVFDLFESDSQGSRHRGPGLGLALVRSFVELHGGKVEVDSVVGHGTSVICEFPIEPGAQRNAAE, translated from the coding sequence ATGTCGGACGTATTGGGGTCGATGCGTCGGACCTGCTTGTCGTGCACGTCGCTGGTGCGCGGCCTCGCGGGCGCTGGCCTGGTCACGGCATCGTCGCCGGCTTTCGCGGCTGACGATCCGCTCGCCGCGCTGACCTCCTGGATCATCGTCGATCTCAACCGCCACGAGCTGGTGACGCTGGCGATGGCGGTGTCGGTGCTCGGCTTCTCGGTGATGTCGGCGATCCTGCTGATGCGCACGCGGCAGCGCGCCGCCGCGCAGGAGGCGCGGTTGCGCGCCGAGGTGCAGACGCTGCAGGCCGAGTCCGATCGCTTCCGCGCCTTGCTGTTCGCCGAGCCGCAAGTGCTGATCTCGTGGTCCGCCGGCGACGACCGTCCGCAGATCAGCGGCGACATCGCGCTGCTGCTGCCGAACGACGCCCATGGCGGACAGCCGCAACGCGTGCTCGCGTTCGGAACCTGGCTGCCGCCCGAGCCGGCGCTGCAGATCGATCACGCCGTCGACGCGCTGCTCGACAAGGGCGAAGCCTTCCTGCTGCATCTGACGACGTCGACCGGACGCGCGATCGAAGCGATGGGCCGCGCCGTCGGCGGCCAGGCGATCCTGCGGATTCGCGAACTCTCGGGCGTCCGTCGCGAACTCGCCGACATGTCGCGCCGCTTCAAGATGCTGCAGGATGAAACCGACATGCTGCGCGGCTTCGCCGATGCCGCACCCTGGCCGATCTGGACCCGGCGCGCCTCGGGCGAACTCAACTTCGCCAATGCCGCCTATGCGCGGGCGGCCGATGCGAGCAGCCCGGCGGATGCGGTCGGCCGCAATCTCGAACTGCTCGACAGCACCGATCGCGGCAATCTCGCGCGGGCGCTCGCCGAGGATTCCGAATTCGCCGCGCGGCTGCCGATCGTGGTCGCCGGCGAGCGTCGTTACTTCGACGTCCGCGCGTTGCGGCTGAAGGGCGGCAGCGCCGGCATGGCGGTGGATTCCAGCGAGGCGGCGGCGCTCGGCGCGGCGCTGGTGCGGATGGCGGAGGCGCATCGCCGCACGCTCGATCAATTGTCGTCCGGCGTCGCGGTGTTCGACGCGCAGCGAAGGCTCGCCTTCTACAACGATTCCTATCGCAAGCTGTGGGACCTCGACCGCACCTTCCTCGACAGCCATCCGGACGATTCGAGCGTGCTCGACCGGCTCCGCGCCGCGCGCAAGCTGCCGGAGGAACGCGACTTCCGGGAGTGGAAGAACAGGCTGCACGAGGCCTATCGGGCGGTCGAGGCCGACAAGGCGATCTGGTATCTGCCCGACGGCCGGGCCATCAGCATCGTCACCACGCCCAATCAGGAAGGCGGCGTCACCTATCTGTTCGACGACGTCACCGAAAGCCTCGATCTGCAGCGCCGCTACGGCGGGCTGATCGACGTCCAGCGCGAGACCCTCGACAATCTCAGCGAAGCGGTCGCGGTGTTCGGCAGCAACGGCTGCGCGCAACTGTTCAACCCGGCGTTCACGCGGATGTGGAACCTGTCGCCGGAAGCGCTCAACGACCGGCCGCACATCGAAACCGTCGAGGCCTGGTGCCGGCCGCTCTACGACGACGACGCGAGCTGGCAGGCGCTGCGCGGCGCCATCACCGGGATCGACGACCGCAAACAGGTGGCGCTGAAGCTCGAGCGAAAGGACGGCACCGTGCTGTCCTGCAAGACCATGCCGCTGCCCGACGGCGCCACGATGCTGACGTTCCAGGACATCAGTGACACCGAGAATGTCGAGCGCGCCTTGCGCGAGCGTAACGAGGCGCTGGAGACCGCCGATCGCATCAAGATCGACTTCGTCCACCACGTCTCCTACGAGCTGCGCTCGCCGCTGACCACGATCATCGGCTTCGCGCATCTGCTCGGCGACCCGAGCACCGGCCCGCTCAACGACAAGCAGTCGGAATACATCGCCTACATCACCTCGTCGACCAACGCGCTGCTGGCGATCATCAACAACATCCTCGATCTCGCCAGCATCGACGCCGGCGCGATGACGCTCAATCTCGGGCCGATCGAGATCCGCCGCACCATCGCGGCGGCGGCGGAGGGCATTCAGGACCGCCTCGCGCGCGACCAGATCACGCTCGACATCGACACCGATCCGGCGATCGGCGAGTTCGTCGGCGACGAGCGCCGGGTCGTGCAGGTGCTGTACAATCTGCTCGCCAACGCCATCGGCTTCTCGCCCAACGAGGCGACCGTGAAGCTGGTCGTCCGCAAGAAGGGGACGAACGTGGTGTTCACCGTGACCGATGCGGGTCCGGGCATCGCGCCGGCGCTGAAGGACAAGGTGTTCGATCTGTTCGAGAGCGATTCCCAAGGCTCGCGGCATCGCGGCCCGGGGCTCGGCCTGGCGCTGGTGCGCTCCTTCGTCGAGCTGCACGGCGGCAAGGTCGAGGTCGATTCGGTGGTCGGGCACGGCACCTCGGTGATCTGCGAATTCCCGATCGAGCCGGGCGCGCAGCGCAACGCCGCCGAATGA
- a CDS encoding bifunctional tRNA (adenosine(37)-N6)-threonylcarbamoyltransferase complex ATPase subunit type 1 TsaE/phosphotransferase, giving the protein MSDPATFSVALANEAATARLMADIALLIGPGDVVTLSGDLGAGKTAAARAMIRYLAGDDELEVPSPTFTLVQSYDLPPFPLLHADLYRVEDPSELEEIGLSPLPDGTVALIEWPERAPGAMPPDRIDIALSHRPALGSMARAAEITGHGKAAAQVERLAALRSFIETSGHADADRRHMPGDASTRSYARLVKDGASLILMNAPRRPDGPALYAGKSYSAAVHLAEDIRPFVAIANGLRAQGVSAPQIHHADLDSGFLITEDFGTAGFVEGSPPVPIVERYQAAADMLAALHGQSLPDTLPLPHGDYAIPVFDTDAMLIEVSLMPEWYLPDRGAPPSAAQRGEFVAMWRRLLDGIAGETRTWVLRDYHSPNLIWLDARSDIARVGVIDFQDTVLGPAAYDVVSLLQDARVDVPEALELALLGRYIKARLAAEPGFDPAAFARLYAVMSAQRNTRLLGTFARLNRRDGKPQYLRHQPRIWTYLARSLAHPSLAEFRAWYQANVPAPF; this is encoded by the coding sequence ATGAGCGACCCCGCGACATTCTCGGTCGCGCTCGCCAACGAGGCGGCGACGGCGCGGCTGATGGCGGACATCGCGCTGCTGATCGGCCCGGGCGATGTCGTCACGCTGTCGGGCGATCTCGGCGCCGGCAAGACCGCCGCGGCGCGGGCGATGATCCGCTATCTGGCCGGCGACGATGAGCTCGAAGTGCCGAGCCCGACCTTCACGCTGGTGCAGAGCTACGACCTGCCGCCGTTCCCGCTCCTGCACGCCGATCTGTATCGCGTCGAGGATCCGTCCGAACTCGAGGAGATCGGTCTGTCGCCGCTGCCGGACGGCACGGTGGCGCTGATCGAATGGCCGGAGCGCGCGCCCGGCGCGATGCCGCCCGACCGCATCGACATCGCGCTCAGTCATCGCCCGGCACTCGGCTCGATGGCGCGCGCCGCCGAGATCACCGGCCACGGCAAGGCGGCCGCGCAGGTCGAGCGGCTGGCGGCGCTGCGCAGTTTCATCGAGACGTCGGGCCATGCTGACGCCGATCGCCGCCACATGCCGGGCGACGCCTCGACGCGGTCCTATGCGCGGCTGGTCAAAGACGGCGCCTCGCTGATCCTGATGAACGCGCCGCGGCGGCCCGACGGGCCCGCTTTGTACGCCGGCAAGAGCTACAGCGCAGCCGTGCACCTCGCGGAAGACATCCGGCCGTTCGTCGCGATCGCGAACGGCCTGCGCGCGCAAGGCGTCTCGGCGCCGCAGATCCATCACGCCGATCTCGATTCCGGATTCCTGATCACCGAGGATTTCGGCACCGCGGGCTTCGTCGAAGGCTCGCCGCCCGTGCCGATCGTCGAGCGCTATCAGGCCGCGGCCGACATGCTGGCGGCGCTGCACGGCCAGTCGCTGCCCGATACGCTGCCGCTGCCGCACGGCGACTACGCGATCCCGGTGTTCGACACCGACGCGATGCTGATCGAGGTGTCGCTGATGCCGGAATGGTACCTGCCGGACCGCGGCGCCCCGCCCTCCGCCGCGCAGCGCGGCGAATTCGTCGCGATGTGGCGGCGCTTGCTCGACGGCATCGCCGGCGAGACGCGAACCTGGGTGCTGCGCGACTATCACTCGCCGAATCTGATCTGGCTCGACGCGCGCAGCGACATCGCCCGCGTCGGCGTGATCGACTTCCAGGACACCGTGCTCGGGCCCGCCGCCTACGACGTGGTGTCGCTGCTGCAGGACGCCCGCGTCGATGTGCCCGAAGCGCTCGAACTGGCGCTGCTCGGCCGCTACATCAAGGCCCGGCTCGCCGCCGAACCGGGCTTCGATCCGGCTGCTTTCGCGCGGCTCTATGCGGTGATGTCGGCGCAGCGCAACACAAGGCTGCTCGGCACCTTCGCGCGGCTCAACCGGCGCGACGGCAAGCCGCAATATCTGCGCCACCAGCCGCGGATCTGGACCTATCTGGCCCGCTCCCTGGCGCATCCGTCGCTGGCCGAGTTCCGCGCCTGGTATCAGGCCAATGTGCCGGCGCCGTTCTGA
- a CDS encoding PilZ domain-containing protein: MAGERNKDGRVVFERGIRAQMMAIDGTWRRPCMLEDVSETGAKLTIEGSVEGLNLKEFFLLLSSTGLAYRRCELSWVNGDQIGVSFLRHDKKKKQAARSPATVA; the protein is encoded by the coding sequence ATGGCTGGCGAACGTAACAAGGACGGCCGCGTCGTGTTCGAGCGCGGCATCCGGGCGCAGATGATGGCGATCGACGGCACCTGGCGCCGTCCGTGCATGCTCGAGGACGTCTCCGAGACCGGCGCCAAGCTGACCATCGAGGGCTCGGTCGAAGGGCTGAACCTCAAGGAATTCTTCCTGCTGTTGTCGTCGACCGGCCTGGCCTATCGCCGTTGCGAGCTGAGCTGGGTCAATGGCGATCAGATCGGCGTCAGTTTCCTCCGCCACGACAAGAAAAAGAAACAGGCCGCCCGCAGCCCGGCCACGGTCGCCTGA
- a CDS encoding nucleotidyltransferase family protein has translation MSVQPSKAMVLAAGLGLRMRPLTDHMPKPLVSVAGKPLLDHVLDRLADAGVAEAVVNVHYLPDQIIDHTAARKSPRVIISDERDVVLGTGGAVVKALPLLGEAPFYHLNADTLWIDGVRPNLARLADAFDPARMDILLLMAPTAGSIGYAGKGDFAMAADGTLSKRKENEVTPFVYAGVAIMQPAIFQDAPQGEFSLTTLFDRAAAQQRLFGLRLDGVWMHVGTPDAVAAAERAYLASVA, from the coding sequence ATGTCCGTTCAACCTTCAAAAGCGATGGTTCTCGCCGCTGGTTTGGGCCTGCGGATGCGCCCGCTCACCGACCACATGCCGAAGCCGCTGGTGTCGGTCGCCGGCAAGCCGCTGCTCGATCACGTGCTCGACCGGCTCGCCGATGCCGGCGTCGCCGAGGCCGTGGTCAACGTGCATTATCTCCCCGACCAGATCATCGATCACACCGCCGCGCGGAAAAGCCCGCGCGTGATCATTTCGGACGAGCGCGACGTCGTGCTCGGCACCGGTGGCGCGGTGGTGAAGGCGCTGCCGCTGCTCGGCGAGGCGCCGTTCTATCATCTCAACGCCGATACGCTGTGGATCGACGGCGTCCGGCCGAATCTGGCGCGGCTGGCCGATGCGTTCGATCCGGCGCGGATGGATATTCTGCTGCTGATGGCGCCGACCGCCGGCAGCATCGGCTATGCCGGCAAGGGCGACTTCGCCATGGCGGCCGACGGCACCTTGAGCAAGCGCAAGGAGAACGAGGTGACGCCGTTCGTCTATGCGGGCGTCGCCATCATGCAGCCCGCGATCTTCCAGGACGCGCCGCAAGGCGAGTTCTCGCTGACGACGCTGTTCGACCGCGCCGCCGCGCAGCAGCGGCTGTTCGGGCTGCGGCTCGACGGCGTCTGGATGCATGTCGGAACTCCGGACGCGGTCGCCGCGGCCGAGCGCGCCTATCTGGCCAGCGTCGCGTGA